From the genome of uncultured Methanobacterium sp.:
GAGCACTTACTGGGAGACTTTGCCTTTGCAATCTGGGATGAAAATAAGGAAACCTTGTTCTGTGCCCGGGACCATATGGGTGTGAAACCCTTTTATTACTACTCAAATAAGGATATGTTTGCTTTTGCCACTGAGATTAAGGCCTTGTTCTGTGTTCCTGGTGTTCCACGTGAAGTGAATGAAACCAGGATTGCTCTGTATTTGTTACAAATCTATTACAGTAACACACATTACCAATACACATTTTATGAAAATATTTTCTGTCTTTCTTCGGCGCATTCAGTAACTATTGATCAAAAAAGAGAGAGTAAAATACAATACTGGGAACTTGATGAGAAATCTGAACTAATACTGGATTCAGATGAAGATTATGCAAATAAATTCCGTGAAATTTTCAAAAATGCAATAAAATGTCGTTTGAGAAGTGCATATCCCATTGGATTTCAATTGAGTGGAGGATTAGACTCCTCTTCAGTTCTATGTATGTCGAAAGAAATTTTAAAAGAAAGCCCTGGATTTCCCTGTGAGATAAATTCTTTTTCTTATGTTTTCAATGAAATCCCCTGTGATGAACGTTATTATATCAAAAAAGTTATAGATACTGGGGGAATCAAGCCTAATTTTGTTTTAAGCGACCAAATTAGCCCCATGAAAAATATCGAAGAGATATTATGGCACCAGGAACAACCAGAATCTGACATTTATATAGCAGTACAATGGAATCTCTATAAAAAAATGCGTGAAAAAGACATACGCATCGTATTAGGAGGATATGGTGGCGATCAAGTAGTTTCATATGGGAAAAATTATTTTAGAGAATTAGCTATTGAATTCAGGTTAAATACGTTACTTAAAGAGTTAAAAAGTTACTCAAAAATTAAGAATTTGAGTTTTTACAGATTACTTAAAAATAATGTGCTTTTCCCTTTAGTTCCAGAATACATTAAGAAACCTGTACGATCAGTGTATGATAAATCATCTGAAATTTCTATTTTCAATAAAGAATTTGCAAAAAGAATAAATGCAAAAGGATGTTGGGAAGAATTACATTTAAAACCAATAATAGAGAATAATACCGCCAAAAAAGCTCACTACAACTTAATAACCAAATATACTGTTTTAGGACTTGAAAAAATAAATTCTAAATCCTCAGCTTTTTGCATGGAACATAGGCATCCTTTTTTGGATAAGAGACTTGTAGAATTTTGTTATTCCATACCAACAGAAATTAAATTCAAATCAGGGTGGAATAGATATATTTTACGTATTGCAATGAGCAATATTTTACCGGTAGAAAATCAATGGCGAAGAGATAAAATGGATTTCACACCATATTATGAGAGAAATCTTCTTTTATTTGAAAAAGAATGTTTAGATGAAATTATATGTTCAAAAAATGAAAATATTGAAAAATATGTGGATATCAACATGATAAAAAAGATTTATAAAAAATATAAAATGGAGAATGTAGATTCTGGTTCGATCTTTATGTTATGGTTGGTTTCTATCCTCTCATTATGGCTAAATTATGATTTATAATTTAATTTAATCTAATCTGACCTAATTTGCTATGAAGCATCTGTCATGTTCTCTCCTTCAGTATTACCTCCGGTCCCACCTTGAGTGATAGTTTTTAAAGTCCCATATTCTTCAACTTCCGGCTTTTTATAAATTCGTTTATCTTTCATGATCTCCCCATCGGCGAAATTGATACAACTATTGACTTAGACTGTATTTAATCTAATTCTTTTATTCATTAAAAAAAAGGAGGAATGATTACTTCCTCCGGGGTATTAATAATCCGCCCAGTACCATTATGATAGCTAGGAACATTGCGGGTAATGGTAATCCTGTATTTTGCATGCCTACAGAGTTACTAGCAGCATTTACCGCATTCACATCCATGGAACTTCCACCAACCGTACTTCCATTATCTGTGGGTTCTCCAGCAGCAACAGTTAAACCAGATGGATTAATCATTGCCCCTGCACTTAAAAGATATGTTGGACTGGTAATTATAGGCCTTAAGATGTAATTACCATTTTCTAAACCTCTTAAATGCAGATCAAGGTAAGGATCACCTACTTTGACCAATGGTAAAGTCCAAACAACGGTTCGGGTAGCATTGTCATAGTAACAAGTTCCCACATCTACATTAGCATCCACAAACTCCAACCCATCTGGAATATGGATCTTCACTTTAACATCTGTGGCATCACTAGGCCCATAATTTCCCAGTTTATATTTAAGAGTGATTAAATCACCTACATGGACATTAGAATCAACTGAAATAATGTTAAAGTACAGATTACCCTTATTATCAGCCAAAGAAACATCCAGTGTTGATGGTACATAGATAGAGTAACTGGCCCACTTAGGTGAACCCTGAACATCATTCTGATCCACATGTGCCAGACTGGCGTTTACTGTCAAGTCCGGTGTGTTGTTTCCAGTGGCTATTACCAGGGCAAAGACATTGAGACAGACCTCTCCACCGGCGGGAATAGAACCAATATTCCAAGTAATAATACCAGTTGTGCTATTATAGGACGCAGTCCCATAACCTTTGGTTGTAAAGCTAGTCAGTTGATAACCATCACCCACGAATTCATTAACTACAACACCAGTAGCATCATTAACTCCCTTATTCCTCACTAATATTGAATACACAATAGGCTTATAATATCCAGAAACTGTCTGATACGTATCTGTTTTGTCATTATAGTACCATGGGTATTGTTTTACGTATACATTTACCTGAGGGGTGTAATTTCCAGATAAATCCAAAACAGTTGTCGCTGCATTGTTGTTGGTTTCCCAATCCAGTTCTCCCTGCCCAGTTTTACTGGCTGTATTCACGAAAGTACCATTAGTAACATTAATTTTAGCCTTAACCGTAAGAACAACACTTGAACCATTACTCAAAGACGTGATATTCCATAATATTTGATTGGAATTTAGAGTATACGTTGTTCCAAGTCCCGGAGTTACAACCGTGTTAATCAACCCAATAGGTAAATTATCAGTTATCTGAATGTTACTGGCAGTATTCGGCCCGTTGTTAATAGCAGTTATCGTGTACGTAACATACTGTCCATCTGCTTCGGTTGTTTCCTGTTTTGTCTGATTAACCTGTATATCTGCAGAGGGTGCTACATAAACTGACCAATCAGACCATTTATGATTATTTGGAATGTCATATTCGTTTGAATTATTCAAACTGGCATTAACAACGAGATTAGGTGTGTTATCCCCAGTTCCCACCACTAATGCATTTAAAGTTAGAACTGCTTTAACCATAGATGGGAGAGAAGCAATAGTCCAGGTTATAGTTCTGGTTGTACTATCATAGGAGGCACTTCCCACCCCTTCAGTGTTGAAACCAACTAGTTCATATGCATCTCCCAAGACTTCTTTAATTACAACGTTGGTGGCTGTGTCAGTACCAGTATTCCATACATCCAAATTGTATACCAGGGTATTGTAATAACTGGATACAGTTTGATAGGTCAGAGTGTCAGCATCAACATACCATGGATGCTGGAAAACTGTAATATTAACCACGGGTACATAAATACTCGCACTGGCATTATCGTTGGCAGTATTCGGATCAAGCTGGTCCTCTAACAGCTTAATAGCAGTATTGGTTGTGGTATTTCCCGCAAGATCTTTAGTAACTACTCCACTCATGGTTAAAATAGCATTTGAACCACTTGCAAGCTCTGGAATGTACCAAATTCCATTCTTATAGTCTCCAGTGGGACTATTAATAACTACACTATCAAAGCCACCAGGGAAACTGTCGGCTATCTGGATATTGGTGGCTGTGTCAGGCCCGTTGTTTTTAACGGTCACCGTGAAAGTAACTGTATCCCCTACATTTGGCCTTGAATTATTAACTGTCTTATTTACTTCCACATCCGCAGAAAGAACATCAACTGCAGTGTAAACTGTCTGGTTATCAACAGTAGCTGAAACATTTGCAACCCCCGGAGTTGAATTGGGGTTGAAAGTACTGTTAGATGCGCCCATGAAAGTCACATTATTTACTGGATTAACATCTCCAATATTTGACCCAAAGAGTACTGGAATACCATCACAGATCCAATCACCATAGACATCATAAGTGTTCTGATGATTGGAGTTCATTATAAGGTTGGCATTGACATTAGCAACTTGACTCGCGTTTAAAGAACCGGGAGTTGCATTTATACTGAGAATCAACCATGGATCATAATTTAAGGATACATATTCACCGTTTATGATATCTTGAAGTCCAGGATCGTTATTGGTACCCCACCAGTTATTGGTAATATTCAAAAATCCACCATAACTGTAAAAGGACTTACCTTTTGAAGCCGTATTATTGTAGAATCTGTTGTAGCTCATAAAACATGACCCATCTTCATCACTGTAGATTCCACCACCCAGATTTGCATTGTTGCCTGTGAGGGTATTGTGAACCATATTCATCAGACAATCGGTGTAAATGGCCCCACCATTATTTCCAGCAGAATTGCCAGTGAAGGTGAGGGATTCTAATCTCATACTATCTGTATTGAAAATAGCTCCACCATTATTTCCGGCACTATTGCCTGCGAATGTGCTGTTTTCTATGTTCAATTGTCCCAAGTTAGGTTGTTCCTGGTTATAGTAATATATAGCCCCACCATTCCCATTAGCATGGTTTTGGAGGAATGAACAGTTAGTAAAATCAAACGGTACTGAATGATTATCCGGTGCATAAATCGCCCCACCATTTGAAGCAGAGTTATTGCTGAATGTGGTATGATCTATGTTTATTTCTGCATTGTATCCGGTGTTTTCTATAGCTCCCCCATTTCCTGAAGCAGTGTTGTTGGTAAAGGTGCTGTTGGTTATTTTTAGTACTGCGGAATTTACAATTGCCCCACCATTAATGGCATTATTGGCTGTAAAGACACAATTAATAATGTTTAATGTGCCCTGGTTATCAATTGCTCCTGCATTCTGTGAATCGTTATCAAAGAACGTACTGTTAATTATTGTTGCATCTTTTTGGTTTTCAATGGCTCCACCTGATAGTGAAGCTGTGTTGCTGTCGAAGACAGAGTTATTCACAGTTAAATTTCCAGAATTAAAGATAGCTCCACCGTACTGCGCAACCAGGTTACTGAAGAAGGTGGAGTTATTTACATTCAAGCTGCCGTAATTGATGATAGCTCCACCATTGGTATTATCAGCATTACCATTGAAGATACAGTTAGCCAGACTTAGGGCACCACTGTTTACTATGGCCCCATAATCATCGGTATACGTGTTTTGGAAGGTTAAGTTGCAGATAATGACATTCACGCCTGAGGCTATACTAAATATAGGCCCACCTACGCAGCCATCATCAATAATGGTGTTAAAAGGATTTTCTCCGGTTATGGTTAAATTCTTGGTGATTACCTGTCGTAGATCATCCAGTGAATCAAAGGTTCCAGGTAAAAGGTATATTGTATTACCTGTGTTTGCCACACTCAGGGCCTTGGCGATGGTTTGGAATGGATATTGAAGGCTCCCATATCCATTAACATCATCCCCTGTTTCTGATACATAAATTATAGTTCGATTGAGTATATTCAGGACACCCTGACCTTCAATAGCCACATAATTCTCATTACCCCCGAATAATGCCACAATAGCATAAGCACCCGGAGTTGAGTTTAAAAGATATTTAAGGGTAGCTACACCATTAGCACCAGTAACGGCGCTACCAACACTTACATTGTTTAAACTGAAGTTGATGGTTTTATTAGATACTGGATTGCCTATTACATCAATTAAGGTGGCAGTCAGGTTTGTATAGTCCCCATAAAATCCAGTGATATTATCAACAGTGATTGTTGTGGGGTTTATTAACACATTTAAATATCCGGTGTTACTGGACTGGCGGTATCCTGAACTTGCGTAAAATTGGGCTTTGATGTCGTATGTGCCCGGGTTTAATAACATATTATACGTTAAGGTAGCCTGTCCTGTTGGATTGGTCATAGCACTGCCCACTAAGGTGTTACCCACGAAGAAAGTCACATTTTTATCAGATATAGGCTGGTTGTAAGCATCTACCAATGTAGCAGTTAAAGTAACATTATCCCCATAATATCCGGTTACCGCTGGAACACTTAGCCCTGTTGAACCAGCACCAGCAGAGTCCACGGTTAAAGTTGCCATATTTTGTGCCGATGAATGATAATTACCAGTATAATTGGCAATTATGGGAGATGTTGAAAAACTAAGGGGTATCTGCCAGTAATATTCGGCATATCCATTTATTACTTGTACTATTATGGTCGGAGCGAATCCCACGTTAAATTTAACAGTTCCTTCATTTACGAGGTTATCATTGGTATCTGTCACTTTTGCAGCTAGTGTCACGTATCCCCCTGCTAAATTGTGGGCTGGACTAACAATGATCAAAATGGGCATTGCACTGATGTTAATGTAGTTAAAGACACCATTATTGGTTCTATCAACATTTGCATAGACCACCACCTGTTCAGGTGCTTTAGTAACATTAGAGGTATAGGTTGTGTTTGCTTCCCCATTTAGCATGACCGATGAATTAGTAATGGATCCATCAGTAACACTAAAGATTATAATTAACCCATCAGGTATTTTTCCAAATTGAGGGTCATGATAACGGCCCTGATTATCATAGAGCATATCTGCAGTGACTGTTGAATTATCACCACATACTATGGTTGAGGGATTAGGTGTAACTGTTAAAACCATCCAGTATTCAGTATCTACGTTTGCAGTGTTGGAATCATAGGTTCCTGGCCCTTCATTTGAACCCCACCAGTTATACCATGCATTAATTTTATTGGATGCATACTCGTTGAATATAGTATAATCGTCTGTTCCATTGATTCGGTTAAAAGTTAAGTAGGTATTGGAAGTTCCATCAATTCCATTATAGCATACACCACCCACATATGCAATATTTCCATTGAATATATTTTCAGATGCAGCTACTTGAGCCCAGGTGTGATCTGTGGTACCACCATAGTAGATTGCACCACCAGTTCCTGCATTGTTGGTGTTAAAATTGCTCCCTGTAACATTTAAAGGGCCAAGGTTATTGCTATATATAGCTGCACCACAACCAGCGGTATTATTAGTAAAGGTGCTGTTGGAAATAATTAATGAACCTGCTCCAAAATTATGTATGGCCCCACCCAGAGCAGCGGTGTTATTGAAGAAAAAACAGTCATTTACAAATAATGGATTATTTACATTGGTATTCATGTAAATAGCCCCTCCAGTTGCTTCAACTGTATGTTTTACAATATCAGATTGCATACCATTTAAGTTATCCACAATATTCTGGATATCTTCAGCCCAGGTTTTAAAAGATAATGCTAGTTTGGTAAATGCATCTGCAAATGTTAAAGTAGCATCAATAATTTCCATTGTGCTCATATCTAGTGTGTAGTATACTATCGGTTTTCCAGTAGCGCTATCAATGGCCTGGACAGTATTGTTATAAAAATTACAACCAGTTATGTTGAGGTAGTGAGTATGATCATCACTATCCGTGGTCCAGTATATACTTCCACCATAGACTGCAGTGTTGCTGTTGAAGGTGTTATTTATTAAATTTACATCATCACTATCAGAGATGTAAATTGCTCCGCCTTTACCACCATGTAAATTGTTATCCTTTGGATCCCAGTAATAATTTGCAGTGTTACCGTTGAATGTATTGTTTGTAGCGGTCATGCTGCCCTTGTTGTAAATGGCACCACCATCACCACCTTTAATAACATTTGATCCGGCATATCCACATTTTGCGGTGTTATCTGTGAATGTGCATCCGATAATAGTTAAATAACCACTCCCATCATCGTTATCATTGTAGATGGCTCCACCCAGCCCACCAAGATAAGTATCTCCAGGTTCACCGGCAACATTACCACTGAATGTGCTGTTAATTACAATCAAGGTGGCTTTACCTTTATTGTAGATTCCTCCACCAAGGATATCCTCAAGTTTTCCCTCAGCGAACCCCACACTATTATCTTTGACTGTACAATTAATTAAGGTTAAAACACCTGCATTGTAGATGGCTCCACCATAACCACCACCATCGGTTCCGGCCTGGAATTTTACCGCTTCATTATCATATAGTTTAACATTGGTCAGGGTTACGTTCACCCCATCATTCTTGATTCCACCACCATAACTTTTAGTTGCACCGTCTTTAATGGTTAAATGGGATATATTTACCACTGTACATTTACCACTATTACTATCAATATATACAGCTCTGTCCCAACCTCCATCTTTATTAGGGTTAATAGTAGTATTATCAATACCAGAACCTATTAAATTAAGATTTATTTCAATTTCTAGGCTTTCATAGTAAGTACCTGGCCCAATTAGTAGAGTATCACCCGAAGATGCATCATCTATCGCTGATTTAATACTGGAGTAACTTTTTTGCGAATTGTTGTTCAGCACAGTATTTTCAGGAACTCCAGTGGTAGGATTAACCACTGAATAATTTTGAGAATTATTAAGAGAATCATTAGCCGATGAGTTATCTTCTGCATATGCTGCACTGCTAAAAATTAAAATAAAAATAGATACCGCCAATATCAAGATT
Proteins encoded in this window:
- a CDS encoding Ig-like domain repeat protein yields the protein MKNRIILILAVSIFILIFSSAAYAEDNSSANDSLNNSQNYSVVNPTTGVPENTVLNNNSQKSYSSIKSAIDDASSGDTLLIGPGTYYESLEIEINLNLIGSGIDNTTINPNKDGGWDRAVYIDSNSGKCTVVNISHLTIKDGATKSYGGGIKNDGVNVTLTNVKLYDNEAVKFQAGTDGGGYGGAIYNAGVLTLINCTVKDNSVGFAEGKLEDILGGGIYNKGKATLIVINSTFSGNVAGEPGDTYLGGLGGAIYNDNDDGSGYLTIIGCTFTDNTAKCGYAGSNVIKGGDGGAIYNKGSMTATNNTFNGNTANYYWDPKDNNLHGGKGGAIYISDSDDVNLINNTFNSNTAVYGGSIYWTTDSDDHTHYLNITGCNFYNNTVQAIDSATGKPIVYYTLDMSTMEIIDATLTFADAFTKLALSFKTWAEDIQNIVDNLNGMQSDIVKHTVEATGGAIYMNTNVNNPLFVNDCFFFNNTAALGGAIHNFGAGSLIISNSTFTNNTAGCGAAIYSNNLGPLNVTGSNFNTNNAGTGGAIYYGGTTDHTWAQVAASENIFNGNIAYVGGVCYNGIDGTSNTYLTFNRINGTDDYTIFNEYASNKINAWYNWWGSNEGPGTYDSNTANVDTEYWMVLTVTPNPSTIVCGDNSTVTADMLYDNQGRYHDPQFGKIPDGLIIIFSVTDGSITNSSVMLNGEANTTYTSNVTKAPEQVVVYANVDRTNNGVFNYINISAMPILIIVSPAHNLAGGYVTLAAKVTDTNDNLVNEGTVKFNVGFAPTIIVQVINGYAEYYWQIPLSFSTSPIIANYTGNYHSSAQNMATLTVDSAGAGSTGLSVPAVTGYYGDNVTLTATLVDAYNQPISDKNVTFFVGNTLVGSAMTNPTGQATLTYNMLLNPGTYDIKAQFYASSGYRQSSNTGYLNVLINPTTITVDNITGFYGDYTNLTATLIDVIGNPVSNKTINFSLNNVSVGSAVTGANGVATLKYLLNSTPGAYAIVALFGGNENYVAIEGQGVLNILNRTIIYVSETGDDVNGYGSLQYPFQTIAKALSVANTGNTIYLLPGTFDSLDDLRQVITKNLTITGENPFNTIIDDGCVGGPIFSIASGVNVIICNLTFQNTYTDDYGAIVNSGALSLANCIFNGNADNTNGGAIINYGSLNVNNSTFFSNLVAQYGGAIFNSGNLTVNNSVFDSNTASLSGGAIENQKDATIINSTFFDNDSQNAGAIDNQGTLNIINCVFTANNAINGGAIVNSAVLKITNSTFTNNTASGNGGAIENTGYNAEINIDHTTFSNNSASNGGAIYAPDNHSVPFDFTNCSFLQNHANGNGGAIYYYNQEQPNLGQLNIENSTFAGNSAGNNGGAIFNTDSMRLESLTFTGNSAGNNGGAIYTDCLMNMVHNTLTGNNANLGGGIYSDEDGSCFMSYNRFYNNTASKGKSFYSYGGFLNITNNWWGTNNDPGLQDIINGEYVSLNYDPWLILSINATPGSLNASQVANVNANLIMNSNHQNTYDVYGDWICDGIPVLFGSNIGDVNPVNNVTFMGASNSTFNPNSTPGVANVSATVDNQTVYTAVDVLSADVEVNKTVNNSRPNVGDTVTFTVTVKNNGPDTATNIQIADSFPGGFDSVVINSPTGDYKNGIWYIPELASGSNAILTMSGVVTKDLAGNTTTNTAIKLLEDQLDPNTANDNASASIYVPVVNITVFQHPWYVDADTLTYQTVSSYYNTLVYNLDVWNTGTDTATNVVIKEVLGDAYELVGFNTEGVGSASYDSTTRTITWTIASLPSMVKAVLTLNALVVGTGDNTPNLVVNASLNNSNEYDIPNNHKWSDWSVYVAPSADIQVNQTKQETTEADGQYVTYTITAINNGPNTASNIQITDNLPIGLINTVVTPGLGTTYTLNSNQILWNITSLSNGSSVVLTVKAKINVTNGTFVNTASKTGQGELDWETNNNAATTVLDLSGNYTPQVNVYVKQYPWYYNDKTDTYQTVSGYYKPIVYSILVRNKGVNDATGVVVNEFVGDGYQLTSFTTKGYGTASYNSTTGIITWNIGSIPAGGEVCLNVFALVIATGNNTPDLTVNASLAHVDQNDVQGSPKWASYSIYVPSTLDVSLADNKGNLYFNIISVDSNVHVGDLITLKYKLGNYGPSDATDVKVKIHIPDGLEFVDANVDVGTCYYDNATRTVVWTLPLVKVGDPYLDLHLRGLENGNYILRPIITSPTYLLSAGAMINPSGLTVAAGEPTDNGSTVGGSSMDVNAVNAASNSVGMQNTGLPLPAMFLAIIMVLGGLLIPRRK
- a CDS encoding lasso peptide isopeptide bond-forming cyclase, which translates into the protein MSGITGIFYRDGRKVKQTLIKKMNDRLSHRGPDGSAIWCEGNMALGHQMLQTTPESLHEKLPYHDAKSCLVITADARIDNREDLSLELNIKNTEDVSDSYFILKSFEKWGEKCPEHLLGDFAFAIWDENKETLFCARDHMGVKPFYYYSNKDMFAFATEIKALFCVPGVPREVNETRIALYLLQIYYSNTHYQYTFYENIFCLSSAHSVTIDQKRESKIQYWELDEKSELILDSDEDYANKFREIFKNAIKCRLRSAYPIGFQLSGGLDSSSVLCMSKEILKESPGFPCEINSFSYVFNEIPCDERYYIKKVIDTGGIKPNFVLSDQISPMKNIEEILWHQEQPESDIYIAVQWNLYKKMREKDIRIVLGGYGGDQVVSYGKNYFRELAIEFRLNTLLKELKSYSKIKNLSFYRLLKNNVLFPLVPEYIKKPVRSVYDKSSEISIFNKEFAKRINAKGCWEELHLKPIIENNTAKKAHYNLITKYTVLGLEKINSKSSAFCMEHRHPFLDKRLVEFCYSIPTEIKFKSGWNRYILRIAMSNILPVENQWRRDKMDFTPYYERNLLLFEKECLDEIICSKNENIEKYVDINMIKKIYKKYKMENVDSGSIFMLWLVSILSLWLNYDL
- a CDS encoding lasso RiPP family leader peptide-containing protein encodes the protein MKDKRIYKKPEVEEYGTLKTITQGGTGGNTEGENMTDAS